A single window of Populus nigra chromosome 17, ddPopNigr1.1, whole genome shotgun sequence DNA harbors:
- the LOC133677615 gene encoding short chain aldehyde dehydrogenase 1-like, with protein sequence MSSNPSASPISKRLEGKVALITGGASGIGECTARLFVQHGSKVLIADVQDDLGRALCQEYGSEEIISYVHCNVTVDSDVQNAVDTAVSRYGKLDIMFNNAGISGNTKSSILNSDNEDFMRVLNINVYGGFLGAKHAARVMIPAKKGCILFTASVASVLYGELAHAYTASKNAIVGLAKNLSVDLGQHGIRVNSISPTAVATPMLTDALRMTKEAAEKFVASAANLKEAVLEPEDVAQAALYLASDDSKYVSGVNLVIDGGYNLTNPSLAMAMKSLFSKV encoded by the exons ATGAGTTCCAATCCTTCAGCATCTCCCATCAGCAAAAG GCTAGAAGGCAAGGTGGCATTGATAACTGGTGGAGCTAGTGGCATAGGTGAGTGCACAGCAAGGCTATTTGTTCAACACGGTTCCAAGGTCCTTATTGCGGATGTTCAAGACGATCTCGGCCGTGCTCTCTGCCAAGAATACGGCTCTGAGGAAATCATCTCTTATGTCCACTGCAATGTAACAGTCGATTCTGATGTCCAAAATGCGGTTGATACAGCTGTTTCCAGGTACGGTAAGCTAGACATCATGTTCAACAATGCTGGAATTTCAGGCAACACCAAATCATCTATCTTGAATTCTGATAATGAAGACTTTATGAGAGTCCTTAATATCAATGTCTATGGTGGATTCTTGGGTGCCAAACATGCTGCGAGGGTGATGATTCCAGCTAAGAAAGGGTGCATCCTTTTCACTGCAAGTGTGGCTTCAGTTCTATACGGTGAATTGGCACACGCATATACAGCATCGAAGAATGCTATTGTAGGGTTGGCGAAGAACTTGAGTGTGGACTTAGGCCAACATGGGATAAGAGTTAATAGTATTTCTCCCACTGCTGTTGCTACCCCAATGCTTACAGATGCTTTGAGAATGACAAAGGAGGCTGCAGAGAAATTTGTTGCATCAGCAGCCAACTTAAAAGAAGCGGTATTGGAACCAGAAGACGTTGCACAAGCAGCCTTATATCTAGCTAGTGATGACTCCAAGTACGTGAGTGGGGTCAACTTGGTGATCGATGGAGGCTATAACCTTACCAATCCCTCTCTTGCCATGGCAATGAAAAGCTTGTTTTCCAAAGTTTAA